One part of the Streptomyces lydicus genome encodes these proteins:
- a CDS encoding response regulator transcription factor encodes MRLMIAEDSALLRAGLVRLLVDEGHKVTAAVGDADALLAAVAAGPPDVIVVDVRMPPSHTDEGLRAALRLRSEHPQVGVLVLSQYVEPRYAAELLAADTRGVGYLLKDRVGRVEEFLSALERVHGGGTVFDPEVVRRLLARTRHTDDLDLLTDRERIVLTLMAQGCTNAAIAQQLFISRSAVEKHTNAVFDKLRLPRDDSTNRRVLAVLRFLGG; translated from the coding sequence ATGCGGTTGATGATCGCTGAAGACTCCGCGCTGCTACGCGCTGGCCTGGTCCGCCTGCTGGTCGACGAAGGGCACAAGGTAACTGCCGCGGTGGGGGACGCGGACGCGCTGCTGGCCGCAGTGGCCGCCGGGCCCCCGGACGTCATCGTCGTGGACGTACGCATGCCGCCAAGCCACACCGACGAGGGGCTGCGGGCCGCGCTGCGACTTCGGTCCGAGCACCCGCAAGTGGGAGTGCTGGTGCTGTCGCAGTATGTCGAGCCGCGGTACGCCGCAGAACTGCTGGCGGCCGACACCCGGGGCGTGGGATATCTGCTGAAGGACAGGGTCGGAAGGGTCGAGGAGTTCCTGTCCGCGCTGGAGCGGGTACACGGCGGCGGCACGGTGTTCGATCCGGAGGTGGTGCGCCGCCTTCTGGCGCGCACACGCCACACCGACGATCTCGATCTGCTGACAGACCGTGAGCGAATCGTGTTGACACTCATGGCCCAGGGTTGCACCAACGCAGCCATCGCACAGCAACTGTTCATCTCCAGGAGCGCGGTGGAGAAACACACCAACGCGGTGTTCGACAAACTGCGGCTGCCGCGGGACGACAGTACTAACCGCAGGGTGCTGGCGGTGCTGCGGTTCCTGGGAGGCTGA
- a CDS encoding DUF6624 domain-containing protein, translating to MAHDVAALAVELTDMAATDHQSAVRANSDDPAEQLAWRRLTAQHGDRLGEIMDEYGWPTEELVGEEAARAAWLIAQHADRQIEIQRRALKLMQQAVSAGSASPRELAFLRDRTLVNEGRKQIYGTQIAGVKDGAPLPWPCEEPERVDELRAEVGIEPFDEYVAKFAMA from the coding sequence GTGGCGCACGACGTTGCCGCGCTGGCCGTGGAACTCACGGACATGGCCGCGACGGATCACCAGTCCGCAGTCCGCGCGAACAGCGACGACCCTGCCGAGCAGCTGGCCTGGCGCCGGCTGACCGCACAGCACGGTGACCGGCTCGGCGAGATCATGGACGAGTATGGCTGGCCGACGGAGGAACTGGTCGGCGAGGAGGCCGCGCGGGCAGCGTGGCTGATCGCCCAGCACGCTGACCGGCAGATCGAAATTCAGCGACGCGCCCTGAAGCTGATGCAGCAGGCGGTCTCGGCAGGCTCGGCCAGCCCACGCGAGCTGGCCTTCTTGCGCGACCGCACGCTGGTCAATGAGGGCCGCAAGCAGATCTACGGCACTCAGATCGCCGGCGTGAAGGACGGGGCACCGCTTCCCTGGCCCTGTGAAGAGCCCGAGCGCGTGGACGAACTCCGCGCAGAAGTCGGCATTGAGCCCTTCGACGAGTACGTTGCCAAGTTCGCAATGGCCTGA
- a CDS encoding IS5 family transposase, with protein sequence MGADSPAAPGPSAAATPLPRQVDDRVALAGIVYVLRKGVSWRDVPAERIGCSRVTCWRRLRDWTEAACGPACTRRCWLNSAGPVYWRWTTRQWTARMSELSKGAHTGPSPVGRGRPGSKHHLIVDRHGTPLAVALAGGNRHDVTQSIPLLDAIPRIRGLRGRPRHRPQRLFADPGYDFDKYRHLIAKRGITPKITRRGTPHGSGLGKTRWVVERTFAWLHQFKRLRIRYEIRADLHQGLLELGCSLICSRRLRTAF encoded by the coding sequence GTGGGAGCGGATAGTCCCGCTGCTCCCGGCCCGTCCGCCGCGGCGACGCCGCTTCCCCGGCAGGTGGACGACCGCGTTGCCTTGGCCGGCATCGTCTACGTGCTGCGCAAGGGGGTGAGCTGGCGGGACGTCCCGGCCGAGCGGATCGGCTGCAGCAGGGTGACCTGCTGGCGCCGTCTGCGGGACTGGACCGAGGCGGCGTGTGGCCCCGCCTGCACGAGACGTTGCTGGTTGAACTCCGCAGGTCCGGTCTACTGGAGATGGACGACGCGGCAGTGGACGGCTCGCATGTCAGAGCTCTCAAAGGGGGCTCACACCGGGCCTTCGCCGGTCGGTCGGGGCAGGCCAGGCAGCAAGCACCATCTGATCGTCGACCGGCACGGCACACCGCTCGCCGTGGCGCTGGCCGGCGGTAACCGACACGACGTCACCCAGTCGATTCCGCTGCTGGATGCCATCCCCCGTATTAGGGGACTGCGAGGCCGGCCACGGCACCGGCCACAGAGGCTGTTCGCCGATCCCGGTTACGACTTCGACAAGTACAGGCACCTTATCGCCAAACGGGGCATCACACCGAAGATCACCCGCCGCGGCACTCCGCACGGCTCTGGCCTGGGCAAGACCCGTTGGGTGGTAGAGCGCACCTTCGCCTGGCTACACCAATTCAAACGCCTGCGGATCCGCTACGAGATACGCGCCGACCTCCACCAAGGACTCCTCGAACTTGGCTGCAGCCTCATCTGCTCGAGACGACTACGCACGGCATTCTGA
- a CDS encoding DUF6228 family protein, producing MSLIEVGPGQVELVVRGPGTLATSVRLFDWSRADEYETVFAVEAVADGVRARLENVTITVWDDMSEFFDGLARDFRGWEGERVWINNHLVVTATFGSGGHVYLDWTLRSGFFPGDWKCTVTTVIEAGEGMTAVAADLREFLRQG from the coding sequence GTGAGTCTGATCGAAGTGGGTCCCGGGCAGGTCGAGCTCGTCGTGCGGGGGCCGGGGACGCTGGCGACCTCTGTCCGGTTGTTCGACTGGTCGCGTGCGGATGAGTACGAGACCGTCTTCGCGGTGGAGGCCGTTGCTGATGGTGTGCGTGCACGGCTGGAGAACGTGACCATCACCGTCTGGGATGACATGAGCGAGTTCTTCGACGGCCTCGCCCGAGACTTCCGTGGCTGGGAGGGGGAACGGGTCTGGATCAACAACCACCTGGTCGTGACGGCGACCTTCGGCTCGGGTGGTCATGTGTATTTGGACTGGACACTTCGGTCCGGCTTCTTTCCCGGTGACTGGAAGTGCACGGTGACGACCGTGATCGAAGCCGGTGAAGGGATGACGGCTGTAGCTGCGGACCTGCGGGAATTTCTGCGCCAGGGGTAG
- a CDS encoding sensor histidine kinase produces the protein MPVRLAELEQRRVAALLSGGAASPEGIEPRRAVSYLWCRIPVGLLGGGALFLLAAGGWTVASGLSHWLAGHDVDGMAPSWPVAGYLLTAGLLLLFLDLAGLAAVAELERWLICRFLSPDEMTRMRRRIDELAASRSGIVEAVDAERRRIERDLHDGLQQRLIVVAMLLGRARRKNSEELFRQAQTEAEQALEELRQVAWRVYPASLDQLGLREALAVDAERSPIPVHISGDLTQRPTPAIETAAYFAVREALTNSAKHAGATRIEVAMSQDTDVVRVSVRDDGRGGADPAGPGLAGLARRIAALDGRLTVDSPLGGPTQVVAELPCG, from the coding sequence TTGCCGGTCCGCCTGGCCGAGCTGGAACAGCGGCGCGTGGCCGCCCTGCTCAGCGGGGGCGCGGCGTCCCCGGAGGGTATCGAACCGCGCCGGGCCGTTTCCTACCTTTGGTGCCGCATCCCTGTGGGCCTGCTCGGCGGCGGGGCGCTGTTCCTGCTGGCGGCGGGCGGCTGGACGGTCGCCTCCGGGCTGTCGCACTGGCTGGCCGGGCACGATGTCGACGGCATGGCTCCCTCCTGGCCGGTCGCCGGGTATCTCCTCACCGCCGGTCTGCTGCTGCTCTTCCTCGACTTGGCCGGCCTGGCCGCCGTCGCCGAACTGGAGCGGTGGCTGATCTGCCGTTTCCTCAGCCCCGACGAGATGACCCGGATGCGCCGCCGGATCGACGAACTCGCCGCCTCGCGCTCGGGGATCGTCGAGGCCGTGGACGCCGAACGGCGCCGCATCGAGCGCGACCTGCACGACGGGCTGCAGCAGCGGCTGATCGTGGTGGCGATGCTGCTCGGACGGGCACGCCGCAAGAACTCCGAGGAGCTGTTCCGGCAGGCACAGACCGAGGCTGAGCAGGCGTTGGAGGAGCTGCGGCAGGTGGCGTGGCGCGTGTATCCCGCATCGCTGGACCAGCTGGGGTTGCGCGAGGCGCTGGCCGTGGACGCCGAACGCTCGCCCATCCCCGTGCACATCAGCGGCGACCTGACGCAACGGCCGACCCCTGCCATCGAAACGGCCGCCTATTTCGCAGTGCGCGAGGCCCTCACCAATTCGGCCAAGCACGCCGGGGCTACCCGGATCGAGGTGGCGATGAGCCAGGACACCGACGTGGTGAGGGTGTCGGTGCGCGACGACGGGCGTGGCGGCGCCGATCCCGCCGGGCCGGGCCTGGCCGGCCTGGCACGCCGCATCGCCGCGCTGGACGGGCGTCTGACCGTGGACAGCCCGCTGGGCGGCCCCACGCAGGTGGTTGCGGAGCTGCCATGCGGTTGA
- a CDS encoding DedA family protein: MIATSSFAPFLAASAEPAGGIAGWAVDVMDALGAAGTGLTNLVDTVLPFIPSEIVLPVAGFAAGQGRLSLAAVIVWTTVGSVVGSWIVYATGALLGRERTRALAARIPFVRPHEIDRAEAWFARRGRAAVLLARMVPVVRSLISLPAGIQRMPITAFTALTALGSLIWNTAFVLLGYWLGDNWRLVEEYGGWVSKAVMAVAVLAVARWFAVRLRRRPGARHRV; the protein is encoded by the coding sequence ATGATCGCAACCTCAAGCTTCGCGCCATTCCTCGCCGCCTCCGCCGAGCCCGCCGGCGGCATCGCCGGATGGGCCGTCGACGTCATGGACGCACTCGGAGCCGCCGGTACCGGGCTGACCAACCTCGTCGACACGGTACTGCCGTTCATCCCCAGTGAGATCGTCCTCCCCGTGGCCGGATTCGCCGCCGGACAGGGGCGGTTGAGCCTGGCGGCCGTCATTGTCTGGACCACAGTCGGTTCCGTCGTCGGATCCTGGATCGTGTATGCCACGGGCGCTCTCCTGGGTCGCGAACGGACCCGCGCGCTCGCCGCCCGCATCCCCTTCGTCCGCCCGCACGAGATCGATCGTGCCGAGGCGTGGTTCGCCCGACGCGGCCGCGCCGCCGTGCTGCTCGCCCGCATGGTGCCGGTGGTGCGCAGTCTCATCTCCCTCCCGGCCGGGATCCAGCGCATGCCGATCACTGCCTTCACCGCCCTGACCGCCCTCGGCAGCCTGATCTGGAACACCGCGTTCGTCCTGTTGGGATACTGGCTCGGCGACAACTGGCGGCTGGTGGAGGAGTACGGGGGATGGGTGTCAAAGGCGGTCATGGCGGTGGCGGTTCTGGCCGTCGCCCGGTGGTTCGCGGTGCGGCTGCGTCGCCGCCCGGGTGCTCGGCACCGGGTATGA